The region CATCCAGCGGCGACAACCGGCCCATCAGCACGAAGTACATGCCGCGATAACACTGTGCCTGCTCCATCATCAGCAGGTCGGCGGGCATTTCCACCACGCACAACAGGCTGGCATCGCGCTTGGCCGACGCGCACAACGCGCACACTTCCTGCTCGGAAAAATTGTTGCATTTGCCGCAGTGGCGGATGTTGCTGGCGGCCAGTTCCAGCGATTGCGCCAGGCGCAGCGCCCCGGCGCGGTCGCGCTGCAACAGATGATAAGCCATGCGCTGCGCGGATTTTGGCCCGACACCCGGCAGGCAGCGCAGCGCCTGCACCAGTTCGTTGATAAGAGAGTCTTGTGCCATGCTAATTACCCATAGGTGCGTAAGCAGTGAAGGTCTTTACCCATGCACCCCCTGTACAGGGGCGGTACAGGGTGGGGGCAGATAAAACAGGGTATTTAATCAGGCGCCATGGATGACGCCTGATTAAAACGGCATCTTGAAGCCGCCCGGAAGACCGAGTCCGCCGGTCATACCCGCGTATTTCTCCTGCGTGGCCTGCTCCACCTTGCGTACGGCGTCATTCACCGCTGCCGCCAGCAGGTCTTCGAGCATCTCCTTGTCATCCTGAAGCAGGCTGGCATCGATATGCACCCGTCTTACGTCATGGCGCCCGTTCATTATCACACTCACCAATCCGGCGCCCGACTCACCTGTAACTTCCAGCGCAGCAAGCTCTTCCTGCGCCTTCAGCATGTTGGCTTGCATCTGCTGCGCCTGTTTCATGATACTGCCCAGTCCACCTTTCATCGTCATTCCTTCCTTCTGGCCGTCAATATTCACCCACCCAGCAGCGGGCTACTCCTTGTTCATCACACGCACAGCATCGGGCTGCACGCGTGTATTGAAGGTCGCACACAGTGTCTGCACCAGCACATCACCCTCAATGACCTGCAGCGCTGCCTGCTGGCGATCATTCTGCAGGCGTGCGTCCGTCAGCGCAGGCGTTTCCTGCTCCGGCTTGCCGGTAGCAATATCCAGCTTGACCGGTACACCGAGATGCTTCTGCAGCGCCTGCTGTAGCTGCTGCTCGACCGTCTTGCGCTGCAAATGTGCCTGCGCTGCATCCAGCAGCAGATGCACGACCGGACCTTCGCGCGCCACCAGCACGCAATTGGCTGCAAGCTGGCGTGTCATGCCGGTAAGCTTGAGCGCATCGATCATGCCCGCCCACTCACTACTGGCAGCAGGTGGCAGAGACGGCGCAGCCACCCCAGTGCCGCCTTTCGCTGCGGGCGCAACTGGAGCAGCGGACGCAGCCTTGGCGGGCGCGGGACTCGGTGCGGTCTGCGTTGCCGTAACAGGCCGGAAGGCCAGCATGCGCAACAACAACATCTCAAACCCGGCCTGAGACTCAGGCGCCAGCGGCAGATCACGCCGCCCCAGCGTGCCGATCTGGTAAAACAGTTGTACATCCTCCGCAGTAATGGCGCGCGCCAGTGCAAGCACGGCATCCCGCCCACCCTCATCGTCACCAATAGCGTCAGGCATAATCTGCGCCAAGGCGATACGGTGCAGCTGGGTGAGCAGGTCAGCGAGTACAGCCTCAAAATCCGCTGCATGCTGCCCCATCAACTCCACACGCTCCAATAATGCCTGGGCATTGCTCTGCGACAGTGCCTCAAGCAGGGCGAGCACGTGTGTTTGCTCAATGTTGCCCAGCATGGCCTGCACATCGGTTTCACGCAGGGCGCCGCCACCATAGGCGATGGCCTGATCCACCAGACTTAACGCATCCCGCAGGCTGCCGTCGGCAGCACGTGCAATGGCCTTGCAGGCCGCAGCTTCGCTATTGACCCCCTCCTGCTGCAGGATATGCTCTATCTGTCGGGTGATCAGGTCTAGCGGCACGCGCTTGAGATTGAACTGCAAACAGCGAGACAGAATGGTGACCGGGAGTTTTTGCGGATCGGTGGTAGCTAACAGGAATTTCACGTGTGGGGGCGGCTCTTCCAGCGTCTTCAACAATGCATTGAAGCTGTGCGTGGAGAGCATGTGCACCTCATCAACCAGATACACCTTGTAGCGGCCTCGCGTCGGCGCGTATTGTACATTTTCCAGCAGTTCACGTGTGTCTTCGACCTTGGTGCGTGACGCGGCATCTACTTCTATGAGGTCAATAAAGCGGCCCTCATCAATTTCACGGCAGGCACTGCAGGCGCCGCACGGCGTGGAACTCACACCCTGCTCACAGTTCAGTGCCTTGGCAAGTACACGTGCCAGCGTGGTCTTGCCCACGCCGCGGGTACCCGTAAACAGAAAGGCGTGGTGCAGACGATCATTGTCCAGCGCGTGGGTCAGCGCACGCACCACATGCTCCTGCCCCACCAGCTCGGCAAAATTTCGAGGACGCCACTTGCGTGCCAGAACTTGATAACTCATGAAATCGGATAGCACATGGATGAAGGATCAGGGTACCAGAATTTTATCCGGTTTCCGGCCCCAGGTCTGCATTTTAATGGGCGGCGGCCTGCACCAGCCACACCTCGGCACACGAGCAAAGCTGCTGCCGCTGCTCCCTTCCGGGCCTGACGGGATTCACAACCTGCCGTTGCGAGGGGGCCAGCGCAAGCCACCATAAAAACAGGGGCTGGTATCCAGGAACCAGGGGTTAGGGTTTTGGGTTTAGGTTTTCCCTGGCCCTGTAGTTAATCCCTGATCCCTGCATTACATGGCGGAGAGGGCGGATTACTCCGTACTTCCATGTACTCCGCCCTGCGGGCCAGCCGCCGGCTGTTCCAAACCGCTTCCGGCGATTTGATCGAACCACCTTCAGATAATCGCGGGCTCTCATCCCAGGCCGCTACGGTTATCTTTAATATATGGCGGAGAGGGCGGGATTCGAACCCGCGATACGGGGTTACCGTATACACACTTTCCAGGCGTGCTCCTTCAACCGCTCGGACACCTCTCCACTTCCGCGCCAGTACCGTACGCCCGGTGCTGGCGAGCGTGCAAGATTAAACCAGAACCCGCTCAAGCGCAATTTAAGTTGAGGATATCGACCTGGAATTATGCTATTATGATCTAGTAAATCGGCGCCTGAAAGGCTCTGGTTTATCTCGTGTGAAACTCTCCGGCAGTGGTGTTTATGGGCCTCCTCCAGGAGTCCAGCCCCGCACACTGACTTTTTCGGCTTTACAGACCATTACAGGAAACCCATGCACAACGGTACTACGCTTACACAGTTTATCATCGAGGAACAACGTCACATCGGCGCGAGTGGTGACTTCAGCGCCCTGCTCAACGATATCGTCACGGCCTGCAAGGTCATCTCCAATGCCGTACACAAGGGCGCCCTGATTGGCGTCCAGGGCAGTGCGGGCAGCGAAAACGTACAAGGCGAGACCCAGAAAAAACTGGACGTCATCACCAATGATATTTTCATCAAGTCCAATGAATGGGCGGGACATCTCGCCGCGATGGGCTCAGAAGAGATGGATGACATCTACACCATCCCTCGCCAATACCCGCGTGGCAAGTATCTGCTGGTATTCGATCCTCTTGACGGCTCTTCCAACATCGACGTGAATATTTCCGTGGGCACGATCTTTTCGATCCTGCGCTCACCCAAGGGGCTGTCTCAGGAACCCGCAACTGCAAGTGACTTCCTGCAACCCGGCATGCAACAGGTCTGCGCGGGCTACGCGCTCTATGGACCTTCCACCATGCTCGTGCTCACCAGCGGCCACGGCGTCAACGGCTTTACGCTCGACCAGAACATCGGCGAGTTCATACTTACACATCCCGGCATGAAAATTCCCGAAGACAGCATGGAATTCGCCATCAATGCCTCTAACGAGCGCTTCTGGGAAGCACCCATACAGCGCTACGTCGATGA is a window of Gammaproteobacteria bacterium DNA encoding:
- a CDS encoding toprim domain-containing protein; translation: MAQDSLINELVQALRCLPGVGPKSAQRMAYHLLQRDRAGALRLAQSLELAASNIRHCGKCNNFSEQEVCALCASAKRDASLLCVVEMPADLLMMEQAQCYRGMYFVLMGRLSPLD
- a CDS encoding YbaB/EbfC family nucleoid-associated protein; translation: MKGGLGSIMKQAQQMQANMLKAQEELAALEVTGESGAGLVSVIMNGRHDVRRVHIDASLLQDDKEMLEDLLAAAVNDAVRKVEQATQEKYAGMTGGLGLPGGFKMPF
- the dnaX gene encoding DNA polymerase III subunit gamma/tau; amino-acid sequence: MSYQVLARKWRPRNFAELVGQEHVVRALTHALDNDRLHHAFLFTGTRGVGKTTLARVLAKALNCEQGVSSTPCGACSACREIDEGRFIDLIEVDAASRTKVEDTRELLENVQYAPTRGRYKVYLVDEVHMLSTHSFNALLKTLEEPPPHVKFLLATTDPQKLPVTILSRCLQFNLKRVPLDLITRQIEHILQQEGVNSEAAACKAIARAADGSLRDALSLVDQAIAYGGGALRETDVQAMLGNIEQTHVLALLEALSQSNAQALLERVELMGQHAADFEAVLADLLTQLHRIALAQIMPDAIGDDEGGRDAVLALARAITAEDVQLFYQIGTLGRRDLPLAPESQAGFEMLLLRMLAFRPVTATQTAPSPAPAKAASAAPVAPAAKGGTGVAAPSLPPAASSEWAGMIDALKLTGMTRQLAANCVLVAREGPVVHLLLDAAQAHLQRKTVEQQLQQALQKHLGVPVKLDIATGKPEQETPALTDARLQNDRQQAALQVIEGDVLVQTLCATFNTRVQPDAVRVMNKE
- a CDS encoding class 1 fructose-bisphosphatase — protein: MHNGTTLTQFIIEEQRHIGASGDFSALLNDIVTACKVISNAVHKGALIGVQGSAGSENVQGETQKKLDVITNDIFIKSNEWAGHLAAMGSEEMDDIYTIPRQYPRGKYLLVFDPLDGSSNIDVNISVGTIFSILRSPKGLSQEPATASDFLQPGMQQVCAGYALYGPSTMLVLTSGHGVNGFTLDQNIGEFILTHPGMKIPEDSMEFAINASNERFWEAPIQRYVDECLAGVEGPRKKNFNMRWIASMVAEVHRILIRGGVFMYPKDTKDPAKAGKLRLMYEANPMSFIVEQAGGVSTTGQERILDIQPADLHQRVPVILGSKNEVDRIIAYHHNS